From one Thermoplasmata archaeon genomic stretch:
- a CDS encoding DUF1801 domain-containing protein — protein MAAKKSARKPGARSGARFTSEELAAMKERARELRSRAPAGATTGEAEVLAKIATMAPGDRDLAERLHALVRAHAPDLSARTWYGMPAYSKNGQILCFFQAAGKFKTRYATLGFSDEANLDEDKMWPTAFALTALSPAEEARIAALLKRALT, from the coding sequence ATGGCCGCGAAGAAGAGCGCGAGAAAGCCGGGGGCGAGGTCGGGCGCCAGGTTCACCAGCGAAGAACTCGCGGCGATGAAAGAACGCGCCCGTGAGCTACGATCTCGTGCGCCGGCGGGGGCAACGACCGGAGAGGCCGAAGTGCTCGCGAAGATCGCCACGATGGCTCCCGGGGATCGCGACCTCGCCGAACGGCTCCATGCCCTGGTCCGTGCCCACGCCCCCGATCTCTCGGCCCGGACGTGGTACGGGATGCCGGCGTATTCGAAGAACGGACAGATACTCTGCTTCTTCCAGGCCGCGGGTAAGTTCAAAACTCGCTACGCCACGCTCGGATTCAGCGACGAGGCGAACTTGGACGAGGACAAGATGTGGCCGACCGCCTTCGCGCTCACCGCGCTCTCTCCCGCCGAAGAAGCGAGGATCGCCGCGCTCCTGAAGCGCGCACTCACCTGA
- a CDS encoding adenylate/guanylate cyclase domain-containing protein codes for MSRRLAAIMFTDVAGYTQLAQTDEAGALRLLEEQERVARPLLATHRGRKVKSMGDGLLLEFPNALDAVEFGVGFQRALHERNARTGALPLRLRVGIHLGDVQAKGADILGDAVNVASRVEPLADPGGVALSVQVYDQVHRKANCTFERLGPRKLEGVVEPIEIYRVAFPWSPPANVVLPSVVPRVAVLPLANISPDPHDEYFADGLTEELISVLSRIGGLRVLARTSVNQYKGTSKPISVIGAELGAQAVLEGSVRKDGDQLRITMQLIDADTQEHRWAQTYDRRLENVFAIQAEVAERTAEALKVQLLSSERKAIEEQPTANFRAYELYLRGVRAAQTALGGMASAEGARADRAAEEYFEAAIREDPAFSAAYSHLANHLIAASGETRPARLALARARVLTLHALELHPSSSDAHTAQGNLAMQADHDWPRAEAEFQQAIALNSSSSAAHVWYGHLLTVLQRYREADKQFAAAIELDPLWFYPQFLRAWNQAYAADYERFLALSEKLLADFGDRQWSRGTLAWAYAFAGRVQEAVRLLKPLVTPFGLPLRHIQGELNAFLGRPQQLRSWLATLERNTSASGPSPVLVASAYGMCGEREKALGLLERDCATGEGFLWNHYQWVGFDRVRDDPRFAALVRAMGLPPGLTRPLWDGRGPFPAAVSGGECPTTPRQGGRAMRPSRRAAPRRFRTPRQARKRPR; via the coding sequence ATGTCGCGGCGGCTCGCCGCCATCATGTTCACGGACGTCGCTGGGTATACTCAGCTCGCCCAGACCGACGAAGCCGGTGCCCTTCGGCTTCTCGAGGAACAGGAGCGCGTCGCCCGGCCGCTCCTCGCGACCCACCGCGGCCGGAAGGTGAAGTCGATGGGGGACGGGCTCTTGCTCGAGTTCCCGAACGCGCTGGACGCCGTCGAGTTCGGCGTCGGATTTCAGCGAGCCCTCCACGAGCGGAACGCGCGGACGGGCGCTCTCCCGCTGCGCCTCCGCGTCGGGATCCACCTCGGTGACGTCCAGGCCAAGGGCGCGGACATCCTCGGAGACGCGGTCAACGTCGCCTCCCGGGTCGAGCCGCTCGCGGACCCCGGGGGCGTCGCGCTCTCCGTGCAGGTCTATGATCAGGTCCACCGCAAGGCGAACTGCACCTTCGAGCGGCTGGGTCCGCGCAAGCTCGAAGGGGTCGTCGAACCGATCGAGATCTACCGGGTCGCGTTTCCGTGGTCGCCGCCGGCGAACGTCGTGCTCCCGTCGGTCGTGCCCCGGGTGGCGGTCCTTCCGCTGGCGAACATCAGCCCGGATCCGCACGACGAGTACTTCGCCGACGGCCTGACCGAAGAACTGATCTCCGTCCTCTCGCGGATCGGCGGGCTCCGCGTCCTCGCTCGGACGTCGGTGAACCAGTACAAGGGCACCTCGAAGCCGATCTCGGTGATCGGGGCGGAGCTGGGCGCCCAGGCGGTGCTCGAGGGAAGCGTCCGCAAGGACGGTGACCAGCTTCGCATCACGATGCAGCTCATCGACGCCGACACCCAGGAGCACCGGTGGGCGCAGACCTACGATCGGCGGCTGGAGAACGTCTTTGCGATCCAGGCCGAGGTGGCCGAACGGACCGCCGAGGCGCTCAAGGTCCAGCTCCTGAGCTCGGAGCGCAAGGCGATCGAGGAACAACCCACCGCGAACTTCCGCGCGTACGAGCTCTACTTGCGGGGCGTGCGCGCCGCGCAGACGGCGCTCGGGGGCATGGCCAGCGCCGAGGGAGCCCGGGCGGATCGCGCGGCGGAGGAGTACTTCGAAGCCGCGATCCGAGAGGATCCCGCGTTCTCGGCCGCCTACTCTCATCTGGCAAATCACCTGATCGCCGCCAGCGGCGAGACGCGTCCCGCCCGCCTCGCACTCGCGCGGGCCCGGGTCCTCACCCTCCACGCGCTCGAGCTGCATCCGAGCTCGTCCGACGCGCATACGGCCCAGGGGAACCTGGCGATGCAGGCCGACCACGACTGGCCCCGGGCCGAGGCGGAGTTCCAGCAGGCGATCGCGCTCAACTCGAGCAGCTCCGCGGCCCACGTGTGGTACGGCCACCTCCTCACCGTGCTCCAACGGTACCGGGAGGCCGACAAGCAGTTCGCCGCCGCGATCGAGCTCGATCCGCTCTGGTTCTATCCTCAGTTCCTGCGCGCGTGGAACCAGGCGTACGCGGCCGACTACGAGCGCTTCCTCGCGCTGAGCGAGAAGCTCCTGGCCGACTTCGGGGACCGTCAGTGGTCGCGCGGTACGCTGGCCTGGGCCTACGCCTTCGCGGGGCGCGTGCAGGAGGCGGTCCGGCTCTTGAAGCCCCTCGTCACGCCCTTCGGCCTCCCGCTGCGGCACATCCAAGGCGAGCTGAACGCGTTCCTCGGGAGGCCGCAGCAGCTGCGGTCCTGGCTCGCCACGCTGGAACGGAACACGAGCGCGAGCGGCCCGAGCCCGGTGCTGGTGGCCTCCGCCTACGGGATGTGCGGCGAACGGGAGAAAGCGCTGGGCCTCCTGGAGCGAGATTGCGCCACCGGCGAGGGCTTCCTCTGGAACCATTACCAGTGGGTCGGCTTCGATCGGGTTCGCGATGACCCCCGGTTCGCGGCCCTGGTGCGGGCGATGGGTCTGCCTCCCGGGCTCACCCGTCCGCTCTGGGACGGACGTGGCCCCTTCCCGGCGGCGGTTTCCGGAGGAGAGTGCCCAACGACCCCTCGCCAGGGTGGGCGAGCGATGCGACCATCGCGGCGAGCCGCCCCGCGGCGTTTCAGGACCCCCCGGCAAGCCAGAAAGCGCCCCCGGTGA
- a CDS encoding VOC family protein, translating to MDPMMKPKLAPYLVARDAAGLATFIEKGLGGLRGFQELDASGKFQHLEMKVADAVVMLADAPSGRPPFPAMLHLYVADADAAFQRALKAGALSVREPSDMPDGRRGGVRDLWGNEWWFTQPKA from the coding sequence ATGGATCCCATGATGAAGCCGAAGTTGGCGCCGTACCTCGTCGCGCGGGATGCTGCCGGGCTCGCCACGTTCATCGAGAAGGGCCTCGGCGGCCTGCGGGGCTTCCAAGAGCTCGACGCGAGCGGCAAGTTCCAGCATCTCGAGATGAAGGTGGCGGATGCGGTCGTGATGCTGGCCGACGCGCCGAGCGGTCGACCGCCGTTCCCCGCGATGCTCCACCTGTACGTGGCGGACGCCGACGCGGCGTTCCAGCGGGCACTGAAGGCCGGGGCCCTCAGCGTGCGGGAACCGAGCGACATGCCCGACGGGCGTCGCGGCGGGGTCCGCGATCTCTGGGGCAACGAGTGGTGGTTCACCCAGCCGAAAGCCTGA
- a CDS encoding NAD(P)H-dependent oxidoreductase, whose protein sequence is MPRVGIVLGSTRPGRVGEAVARWVLEIARKRTDAEFELVDLKDVNLPLLDEAVPPSAGKYAQPHTQDWSKVIGSFDAFVFVTPEYNHSVPAGLKNAIDYLFAEWNHKAAGFVSYGSSGGVRAVEHLRLILAEVMVATVRMQVPLPISTDFENFRVFKPLPIREPQLNTMLDQLIAWANALRPVREHPPPRR, encoded by the coding sequence ATGCCGCGCGTGGGGATCGTTCTGGGAAGCACCCGGCCCGGACGGGTCGGGGAGGCGGTGGCGCGCTGGGTGCTCGAGATCGCCCGAAAGCGGACCGACGCGGAGTTCGAGCTCGTCGACCTCAAGGACGTCAACCTCCCGCTGCTGGACGAGGCGGTCCCACCCTCGGCGGGGAAGTACGCCCAGCCGCACACCCAGGACTGGTCGAAGGTCATCGGCTCCTTCGACGCATTCGTCTTCGTGACCCCGGAGTACAACCACAGCGTGCCGGCGGGGCTGAAGAACGCGATCGACTACCTGTTCGCCGAGTGGAACCACAAGGCGGCGGGCTTCGTGAGCTACGGCAGCTCGGGAGGCGTGCGAGCCGTCGAGCATCTCCGCCTCATCCTGGCGGAGGTCATGGTGGCGACCGTCCGAATGCAGGTCCCGCTCCCGATCTCCACCGACTTCGAGAACTTCCGGGTGTTCAAGCCGCTGCCCATCCGAGAGCCGCAGCTCAACACGATGCTCGACCAGCTGATCGCCTGGGCGAACGCGCTGCGTCCCGTCCGGGAGCATCCACCGCCGAGGCGCTGA
- a CDS encoding glycosyltransferase family 4 protein, producing the protein MVKVAVVVPSFSRVLPSDPECIARGLAEAGAEVHVFTTRSSSGRDADYLGLPVRDLRDSPFEIHWCRHLGVVRQFVVSLPPSPPLDSSFQGAIIFEDYPMLSRQAARQLAHASVPVVLAVERCYYPSDRLARSALGFVDRALAPRLWRRAEAIACHSRESMRFYTNLGAPRERLAYLPGCIDAEYFRRESALANGHVRTARDPPTIVCVARLHPYKGIPVLLEAAAGLRARGRDFRLRIIGRGPMEAEYRGLATRLGLGAWVSFEPTPIPNPAMPAVLGAADIYVQPSLIEPFGRAAAEAMASRLPVVASAVGGLRDTVSDGETGALVAPGDAGGLARALETLAEDPELARRMGRSGQARAIERLDYRRVARWYLDRFSGRGPRAPGLAS; encoded by the coding sequence GTGGTGAAGGTCGCGGTCGTGGTCCCCAGTTTCTCGCGCGTCCTCCCATCGGATCCGGAGTGCATCGCGCGGGGCCTCGCCGAGGCCGGGGCCGAGGTCCACGTCTTTACGACCCGATCGTCCTCCGGACGGGACGCCGACTATCTCGGGCTGCCGGTCCGGGACCTGCGGGACTCGCCGTTCGAGATCCACTGGTGCCGCCACCTCGGCGTGGTCCGCCAGTTCGTCGTCTCCCTGCCGCCCTCGCCGCCCTTGGACTCCTCCTTCCAGGGCGCGATCATCTTCGAGGACTACCCGATGCTCTCGCGTCAAGCGGCCCGCCAGCTCGCCCACGCGTCGGTGCCGGTCGTGCTCGCGGTGGAGCGGTGCTACTATCCCTCGGACCGCCTCGCACGTTCCGCGCTGGGCTTCGTCGACCGGGCCCTCGCGCCCCGCCTCTGGCGTCGCGCGGAGGCGATCGCCTGCCACTCGCGGGAGTCGATGCGATTCTACACGAACCTGGGCGCGCCGCGCGAGCGGCTGGCGTACCTGCCCGGCTGCATCGATGCCGAGTACTTCCGTCGCGAGAGCGCCCTCGCGAACGGCCATGTCCGCACGGCGCGGGATCCGCCCACGATCGTGTGCGTGGCCCGGTTGCATCCGTACAAGGGCATCCCCGTGCTGCTGGAGGCCGCCGCGGGCCTGCGGGCCCGGGGTCGGGACTTCCGCCTGCGGATCATCGGCCGCGGGCCGATGGAGGCGGAGTATCGGGGGTTGGCGACGCGGCTCGGCCTCGGCGCCTGGGTCAGCTTCGAGCCCACGCCGATCCCGAACCCCGCCATGCCGGCGGTGCTCGGTGCGGCCGACATCTACGTCCAGCCCAGCCTGATCGAGCCGTTCGGACGCGCCGCCGCGGAGGCGATGGCCTCGCGACTGCCGGTGGTGGCGTCCGCGGTCGGGGGCCTGCGCGACACGGTCTCCGACGGAGAGACCGGTGCGCTGGTCGCTCCGGGCGACGCGGGAGGCCTCGCCCGGGCGCTGGAGACCCTCGCCGAGGATCCCGAGCTCGCCCGGCGGATGGGGCGCAGCGGCCAAGCGCGGGCGATCGAGCGCCTCGACTATCGGCGGGTCGCGCGCTGGTACCTCGACCGGTTCTCGGGCCGGGGGCCGCGCGCTCCCGGGCTCGCGAGTTAG